One Novosphingobium sp. EMRT-2 DNA segment encodes these proteins:
- a CDS encoding amine dehydrogenase large subunit codes for MKSIASRMLSAIPTLAACLALSAIDAPQALADTANPTEPEESDVASITPPKPGWIFVNRGFVSPGTAIYDTGNGKMLGLVQMAVLADMAIDPAGKFYYVAETIWSKGNRGTRQDMVTVYDSTNLKLQAEIPIPGRLLIGGRKQDFILSDDGKLGFVYNFSPASSVSVVDLEKRKFLRAIELPGCASLIPNPGAGFSALCADGSLATVTAGAAKPAITHSAPFFSATDDPIFDNLIYDKTKQQAVFLSYTGKIYTAKMAAAPTVSEPFSIQVAAGLRAGDTKPLDVNWYPGGGQPMALHRASGHLFVLMHLGEYWTHKAGGTEIWDVDLAAKKVVKRVPITDPATTIEVTQEADPKLMYSGGEAGTVHVVDVKTWDESLKLDRAGSGVITVVEAR; via the coding sequence ATGAAATCCATTGCCAGCCGCATGCTATCCGCCATCCCGACGCTTGCCGCCTGCCTCGCGCTGTCGGCGATCGACGCGCCGCAGGCCTTGGCCGACACCGCCAATCCCACGGAGCCCGAAGAATCGGACGTCGCCTCGATCACGCCGCCCAAGCCAGGCTGGATTTTCGTGAACCGCGGTTTCGTATCCCCCGGCACCGCGATCTACGACACCGGCAACGGCAAGATGCTGGGTTTGGTGCAGATGGCGGTTCTCGCGGATATGGCGATCGATCCGGCGGGCAAGTTCTACTACGTGGCCGAAACGATCTGGAGCAAGGGCAATCGCGGCACGCGGCAGGACATGGTCACGGTCTATGATTCGACGAATCTCAAACTGCAGGCCGAAATCCCGATTCCCGGCCGTCTGCTGATCGGCGGCCGCAAGCAGGACTTCATCCTGAGCGACGACGGCAAGCTGGGTTTCGTCTATAACTTCAGCCCCGCGTCGTCGGTCAGCGTGGTCGATCTGGAAAAGCGCAAGTTCCTGCGCGCGATCGAGCTGCCCGGCTGCGCCAGCCTGATCCCCAATCCCGGCGCCGGCTTCTCCGCGCTCTGCGCCGATGGTTCGCTGGCCACGGTCACGGCGGGTGCCGCGAAGCCCGCGATCACCCATTCGGCCCCGTTCTTTTCGGCGACCGACGATCCGATCTTCGACAACCTGATCTACGACAAGACGAAGCAGCAGGCGGTTTTCCTGTCCTACACCGGCAAGATCTATACCGCGAAGATGGCGGCGGCGCCCACGGTTTCCGAGCCCTTCTCGATCCAGGTGGCGGCCGGGCTGCGCGCGGGCGACACCAAGCCGCTCGACGTCAACTGGTATCCCGGCGGGGGGCAGCCGATGGCGCTCCACCGCGCGTCCGGCCATCTGTTCGTGCTGATGCATCTGGGCGAATACTGGACGCACAAGGCCGGCGGCACGGAAATCTGGGACGTCGATCTCGCGGCGAAGAAAGTGGTGAAGCGCGTGCCGATCACCGATCCGGCTACCACGATCGAGGTGACGCAGGAAGCCGATCCCAAGCTGATGTATTCCGGCGGCGAAGCGGGAACGGTCCATGTGGTCGACGTGAAGACCTGGGACGAATCGCTGAAGCTCGACCGGGCCGGCAGCGGCGTGATCACGGTGGTGGAAGCGCGGTGA
- a CDS encoding MauE/DoxX family redox-associated membrane protein, which yields MSALAADLAVSGLGMTGLRVMGLAGACGVGLVFVHAGASKLLHRDVLPGVIANYRLLPDALVAPVAAVLPWGELALGLALLAGGPPFAVVPALVLLGLFAGAMAVNIARGRRSIDCGCGRSQLRQTLGWPLVARNIVLMILVALRLPAALPSTGLELAIAIVGGVSLFVLYLLFNAIAALAVSPVAARVNAGIKRR from the coding sequence GTGAGCGCCCTCGCCGCCGATCTTGCGGTTTCGGGCCTGGGCATGACGGGCCTGCGCGTGATGGGGCTGGCGGGCGCGTGCGGCGTGGGCCTGGTCTTCGTGCACGCGGGCGCGTCGAAGCTGCTTCATCGCGATGTGCTGCCCGGCGTGATCGCCAACTACCGGCTGCTTCCCGATGCGTTGGTCGCGCCGGTGGCGGCGGTGCTGCCATGGGGCGAACTGGCGCTCGGGCTGGCGCTGCTGGCCGGCGGACCGCCCTTCGCCGTGGTGCCCGCGCTGGTCCTGCTGGGGCTGTTCGCTGGGGCGATGGCGGTGAACATCGCGCGCGGGCGGCGTTCGATCGACTGCGGCTGCGGCCGGTCGCAACTGCGCCAGACGCTGGGCTGGCCGCTGGTGGCGCGCAATATCGTGCTGATGATCCTGGTGGCGTTGCGCCTGCCGGCCGCGCTGCCGTCCACCGGCCTCGAACTGGCGATTGCCATTGTCGGCGGGGTCAGCCTGTTCGTTCTTTATCTGCTCTTCAACGCCATTGCCGCGCTGGCTGTCTCGCCTGTCGCGGCCAGAGTCAACGCTGGAATCAAACGGAGGTGA
- a CDS encoding methylamine dehydrogenase light chain, whose protein sequence is MKKFDADAMGETLLRRFAGGTSRRGILARLGAALVAAPVFPLLPVSRAEAAKPDRSGEGKTAFARVAQSKDNTKCDYWRYCAIDGSLCTCCGGGIHTCPPGAEPSPVSWVGTCVNPDDGKSYLIAYRDCCGKSYCMQCDCNNTDRETQLYVPQLNNDVIWCFGTSSMEYHCSTAVLVGPA, encoded by the coding sequence ATGAAGAAGTTCGATGCGGACGCCATGGGCGAAACGCTGCTTCGCCGTTTCGCGGGCGGCACCTCGCGCCGTGGCATCCTGGCGCGGCTGGGCGCGGCGCTGGTGGCCGCCCCGGTGTTTCCGCTGCTGCCGGTCAGCCGGGCGGAAGCGGCCAAGCCCGACCGGTCGGGCGAAGGCAAGACCGCTTTCGCCCGCGTGGCGCAGAGCAAGGACAACACCAAGTGCGATTACTGGCGCTATTGCGCGATCGACGGTTCGCTGTGCACCTGCTGCGGCGGCGGCATCCACACCTGCCCGCCCGGCGCGGAACCTTCGCCCGTCTCTTGGGTGGGCACCTGCGTCAATCCCGATGACGGCAAGTCCTACCTGATCGCCTACCGCGATTGCTGCGGCAAGTCGTACTGCATGCAGTGCGATTGCAACAACACCGACCGCGAGACGCAGCTCTACGTGCCGCAGCTCAACAACGACGTGATCTGGTGCTTCGGCACGAGCAGCATGGAATACCACTGCTCCACCGCCGTGCTCGTCGGTCCCGCCTGA
- a CDS encoding methylamine utilization protein MauD, translating into MLTALIVSQVLSWGVILALVVAMLALARQVGVLHMRVAPAGALTTAGGPSVGASSPAIPARTLDGAAVTVGGAAPGSALRLLMFVSAACPLCKGLIPMAKSFARDERVQLIFVGDDDPAVQRGMIEQHGIGSYQFINGPDVGQAFEVGKLPYAVLLDADGTVLSKGLVNSREHLESLVIAHEMGVRSVQDYIGSLKAEVA; encoded by the coding sequence ATGCTGACGGCGCTTATCGTTTCGCAGGTCCTTTCGTGGGGCGTGATCCTCGCGCTCGTCGTCGCGATGCTGGCGCTGGCGCGTCAGGTGGGCGTGCTGCACATGCGCGTGGCGCCGGCGGGCGCGCTGACCACGGCGGGCGGGCCTTCGGTGGGAGCATCGTCGCCGGCCATTCCTGCGCGGACGCTCGATGGCGCGGCGGTGACCGTGGGCGGTGCCGCCCCCGGATCGGCGCTACGCTTGCTGATGTTCGTCTCCGCCGCCTGCCCGCTGTGCAAGGGGCTGATCCCGATGGCCAAGTCGTTCGCGCGGGACGAACGCGTCCAGCTGATCTTCGTGGGGGACGATGATCCGGCGGTGCAGCGCGGGATGATCGAACAGCACGGAATCGGATCGTACCAGTTCATCAACGGGCCGGACGTGGGGCAGGCGTTCGAGGTGGGCAAGCTGCCTTACGCGGTGCTGCTCGATGCCGATGGCACGGTGTTGTCCAAGGGGCTGGTCAACAGCCGCGAACACCTGGAGAGCCTGGTGATCGCGCACGAGATGGGCGTCCGTTCGGTGCAGGACTATATCGGCAGCCTGAAGGCGGAAGTGGCGTGA
- a CDS encoding molybdopterin cofactor-binding domain-containing protein — protein MSIVKDREAVGAALSRRSFLAASLAGGAVLTFDARIALAQATGAAGGVAGEPVVLTAFIRINADNSVTIGAKNPEIGQGVKTMLPMLIAEELDVAWSQVRIEQTDADDKRYGLQVAGGSTATPNNWLPMRQAGAAARAMLVAAAAKQWGVAPSALSTEAGKVIDKAGGRSVPYAALAREAAGMPVPDLATVPLKPAEAFRIIGQPMPGVDTPKIVKGTPLFGIDTHLPGMLHAALVKCPAFGGTIARIDDAAVRGIPGVVAVVPVNSGLVPPGQQDAVAIVADSWWKASKAREKLVVAWDDATQKQFSTAGYAKQAADALGAAPQADLFKAGDADKALAGAAKTVTADYSYPFLAHATLEPQNCTALWTADGKLELWAPAQNPGAGRREVAAMLGIAPEAMTIHMTRIGGGFGRRLMSDYMVLAAQVAKGVPGRPVKLLWDRTDDLRHDYYRPAGWHRFTAGLDAKGALIAFKDHFITFGADGKPIRAAEMSSTEFPAPVVPDAHLGATYLKTNLPTGWLRAPTSNAMAFVYQGFLDEVAEAAGLDLPELMRRTLGAPRELPTERKGLVFHTGRARSVIDAVCKAANWTGRTGPAKGAGDAVKGRGFGFYFSHRGYFAEVVDVTVSGGTSVKVDKIWMAGDIGSQIINPLNAEHQSQGAAIDGIAQALVWQPVVQEAGAITADNFGDFPLLRIDAVPRDVAITWVKSDFPPTGLGEPALPPVIPAIANAIRAATGKRLRSLPLQLT, from the coding sequence ATGAGCATCGTGAAAGATCGGGAAGCCGTTGGCGCGGCGCTGAGCCGCCGCTCGTTCCTCGCCGCGTCGCTCGCGGGCGGGGCGGTGCTGACCTTCGACGCCCGGATCGCGCTGGCGCAGGCGACTGGCGCGGCCGGTGGCGTGGCTGGCGAACCTGTCGTGCTCACCGCCTTCATCCGCATCAACGCGGACAACAGCGTGACCATCGGCGCCAAGAATCCCGAGATCGGCCAGGGCGTGAAGACCATGCTGCCGATGCTGATCGCCGAGGAACTCGACGTGGCGTGGAGCCAGGTCCGCATCGAGCAGACCGACGCCGACGACAAGCGCTATGGCCTTCAGGTCGCCGGCGGCAGCACCGCGACGCCGAACAACTGGCTTCCCATGCGTCAGGCCGGTGCGGCCGCGCGCGCCATGCTGGTGGCGGCGGCGGCGAAGCAGTGGGGCGTCGCCCCGTCAGCGCTTTCGACCGAAGCCGGCAAGGTGATCGACAAGGCCGGCGGGCGCAGCGTGCCCTATGCCGCGCTGGCGCGCGAGGCGGCCGGCATGCCGGTGCCCGATCTCGCCACGGTGCCGCTCAAGCCGGCGGAGGCGTTCCGCATCATCGGTCAGCCGATGCCGGGCGTGGACACGCCGAAGATCGTCAAGGGCACACCCCTGTTCGGGATCGACACGCACCTGCCCGGCATGCTCCACGCCGCGCTGGTCAAGTGCCCGGCGTTCGGCGGCACCATCGCCCGGATCGACGACGCGGCGGTGCGCGGGATTCCGGGCGTCGTCGCCGTGGTGCCGGTCAACAGCGGCCTTGTCCCGCCGGGGCAGCAGGATGCCGTCGCGATCGTCGCCGACAGCTGGTGGAAAGCCAGCAAGGCCCGCGAAAAGCTGGTGGTGGCGTGGGACGATGCCACGCAGAAGCAATTCTCGACCGCCGGCTATGCGAAGCAGGCCGCCGATGCGCTGGGCGCCGCGCCGCAGGCCGATCTGTTCAAGGCCGGCGATGCGGACAAGGCGCTGGCCGGGGCGGCGAAGACGGTGACCGCCGACTATTCCTACCCCTTCCTTGCCCACGCCACGCTGGAGCCGCAGAACTGCACCGCGCTGTGGACGGCGGACGGCAAGCTGGAGCTGTGGGCGCCCGCGCAGAATCCGGGCGCCGGGCGCAGGGAAGTGGCCGCCATGCTCGGCATCGCGCCCGAAGCGATGACCATCCACATGACGCGCATCGGCGGCGGTTTCGGCCGCCGGCTGATGAGCGACTACATGGTGCTGGCGGCGCAGGTGGCGAAGGGCGTGCCGGGCCGGCCGGTCAAGCTGCTGTGGGACCGCACGGACGACCTGCGGCACGATTACTATCGCCCCGCCGGCTGGCACCGCTTCACCGCCGGCCTCGATGCCAAGGGCGCGCTGATCGCGTTCAAGGACCACTTCATCACCTTCGGCGCGGACGGCAAGCCGATCCGCGCGGCGGAAATGAGCTCCACCGAATTTCCCGCTCCGGTAGTGCCCGATGCCCACCTGGGCGCGACCTATCTCAAGACCAACCTGCCGACCGGCTGGCTGCGCGCGCCGACGTCCAACGCCATGGCCTTCGTGTACCAGGGCTTCCTCGACGAGGTGGCGGAAGCCGCCGGCCTCGACTTGCCCGAACTGATGCGCCGGACGCTGGGCGCACCGCGCGAACTGCCGACCGAGCGCAAGGGGCTGGTGTTCCACACCGGCCGCGCCCGCAGCGTGATCGACGCGGTGTGCAAGGCCGCGAACTGGACCGGGCGCACAGGCCCCGCCAAGGGCGCGGGCGATGCGGTCAAGGGGCGCGGCTTCGGCTTCTATTTCAGCCATCGCGGCTATTTCGCGGAAGTCGTCGACGTCACGGTCTCGGGCGGAACGTCGGTGAAGGTCGACAAGATCTGGATGGCGGGCGACATCGGCAGCCAGATCATCAATCCGCTCAATGCCGAACACCAGTCGCAGGGCGCGGCGATCGACGGCATCGCGCAGGCGCTGGTGTGGCAGCCGGTGGTGCAGGAGGCGGGCGCGATCACGGCCGACAACTTCGGCGATTTCCCGCTGCTGCGCATCGATGCCGTGCCGCGCGATGTCGCGATCACCTGGGTGAAGAGCGATTTCCCGCCCACCGGGCTGGGCGAACCGGCGCTGCCGCCGGTCATTCCGGCGATCGCCAACGCCATCCGCGCCGCCACCGGCAAACGGCTGCGATCCCTGCCGTTGCAGTTGACCTGA
- a CDS encoding (2Fe-2S)-binding protein, with protein MAISLTVNRKKRVVDADADKPLLWVLREDLNLPGTKFGCGAGLCGACTVLLDGNAVRSCQTPIADAAGKQITTIEDVASLPVGKKVVDAWVDLDVPQCGYCQAGQIMSATALLTQTPKPTAEDIEGGMSGNICRCATYLRIQKAIRKAAGVAA; from the coding sequence ATGGCCATTTCGCTGACCGTCAACCGCAAGAAGCGCGTCGTCGACGCGGACGCCGACAAACCGCTGCTGTGGGTCTTGCGCGAAGACCTGAACCTGCCCGGCACCAAGTTCGGCTGCGGCGCGGGCCTGTGCGGCGCCTGCACCGTGCTGCTGGACGGGAACGCCGTGCGATCGTGCCAGACGCCGATCGCCGATGCGGCCGGCAAGCAGATCACCACGATCGAGGACGTGGCCTCGCTTCCGGTAGGCAAGAAGGTGGTCGATGCCTGGGTCGATCTCGACGTCCCGCAATGCGGTTACTGCCAGGCCGGTCAGATCATGTCCGCCACCGCGCTGCTGACGCAGACGCCCAAGCCGACGGCCGAGGACATCGAGGGCGGCATGAGCGGCAATATCTGCCGTTGCGCCACCTACCTGCGCATCCAGAAGGCGATCCGCAAGGCGGCGGGAGTGGCGGCATGA
- a CDS encoding TetR/AcrR family transcriptional regulator codes for MIATRPGTYTRGTETVDAILKAALTVLIDEGAGAFTIRRIAAECGMKVGNVSYHFPRKEMLIQILLDELLESYDKLLENRVRQPDLTAEERLRLLIEICLDDIAGKRTTRLFTELWALANQNEFIADRVRAFYQGVHDFIGEYVALLNPRLSPDQVHTVALYISASMEGSTPFLGYEKPWAAKMMAFRTIAARALVDLARTITPEQISGLR; via the coding sequence ATGATAGCCACGCGTCCGGGAACCTATACGCGCGGCACCGAGACGGTCGACGCCATTCTCAAGGCCGCGTTGACCGTGCTGATAGATGAAGGCGCGGGCGCGTTCACAATCCGCCGGATCGCCGCCGAATGCGGGATGAAGGTGGGCAACGTCAGCTACCATTTTCCGCGCAAGGAAATGCTGATCCAGATCCTGCTCGACGAGTTGCTGGAAAGCTATGACAAGCTGCTGGAGAACCGCGTCCGCCAGCCCGACCTGACGGCGGAGGAGCGGCTGCGCCTGCTGATCGAGATCTGCCTGGACGACATTGCCGGCAAGCGCACCACGCGGTTGTTTACCGAACTGTGGGCGCTGGCCAACCAGAACGAATTCATCGCGGATCGGGTCAGGGCCTTCTATCAGGGGGTCCACGATTTCATCGGCGAATACGTGGCGCTGCTCAATCCCCGGCTCTCGCCCGATCAGGTGCACACAGTTGCGCTTTATATCAGCGCGTCGATGGAAGGCTCTACGCCATTCCTCGGATATGAAAAACCGTGGGCCGCGAAGATGATGGCGTTCCGGACCATAGCGGCCCGCGCGCTGGTCGATCTCGCCAGAACGATAACGCCGGAACAGATTTCCGGCCTTCGGTAA
- a CDS encoding MFS transporter, producing the protein MRNRAIIGRSVGAASLAAALGCLQPGIDPIYLTVLSDARPVPLEAHGLVVGFTQAGSALGALTVWRLGPVLPRWIVLAAAVLALLGSVAVVVADSLALVLACRAGYGLAMGVIYATTMAAYAARRPNKAYGAVYLTQLILSTLVSLALPELMLAAGAKTALMAMALVPALALVVLVPFVRSASMIDGPSGVVPGRSAVPAAGWALAAATFWFICSTMLVWSFSAALATRAGIADRTIGQAVAIGSVVGALTAAAVMRERLLVPLPFTALLSGLALASPVVLTVPGADGAYVASIVLLNIGSTAIIIRCSGLATATSRDSRFRVFVACTHSLGLIAGPLLGTAMMALFGRDGLLIGVALALTGGLLSVGWAVRAGFAGVPAASPEKGGVPAALGA; encoded by the coding sequence ATGCGGAACAGGGCGATCATCGGGAGGAGCGTTGGGGCGGCGTCGCTGGCGGCCGCGCTCGGATGCCTGCAACCCGGCATCGATCCCATCTATCTGACGGTGTTGAGCGATGCGCGGCCCGTGCCGCTGGAAGCGCACGGCCTGGTCGTGGGCTTCACCCAGGCGGGATCGGCGCTGGGCGCACTGACCGTCTGGCGGCTGGGGCCGGTATTGCCCCGGTGGATCGTGCTGGCGGCGGCCGTGCTGGCGCTTCTGGGCAGCGTGGCGGTTGTCGTTGCCGACAGTCTGGCATTGGTGCTGGCGTGCCGCGCCGGCTATGGGCTGGCCATGGGGGTGATCTATGCCACCACCATGGCCGCCTACGCCGCGCGCCGGCCCAACAAGGCCTATGGTGCGGTCTATCTGACCCAGCTCATTCTTTCGACTCTGGTTTCGCTGGCCTTGCCCGAACTCATGCTGGCGGCCGGCGCGAAAACCGCGCTGATGGCGATGGCGCTGGTGCCGGCCCTCGCGCTGGTGGTGCTGGTGCCGTTCGTGCGGTCGGCATCGATGATAGATGGCCCGTCCGGCGTCGTCCCTGGACGGAGCGCGGTGCCGGCCGCCGGCTGGGCGCTGGCGGCGGCAACCTTCTGGTTCATCTGTTCGACGATGCTGGTGTGGAGCTTCTCGGCCGCGCTGGCCACGCGCGCGGGCATCGCCGATCGCACGATCGGGCAAGCCGTGGCGATCGGCTCCGTCGTCGGCGCGCTGACCGCGGCGGCGGTGATGCGCGAGCGGCTGCTGGTGCCGCTGCCGTTCACCGCCCTGCTGTCGGGGCTGGCGCTTGCATCGCCGGTGGTGCTGACGGTGCCGGGGGCGGACGGCGCCTATGTCGCCTCGATCGTGCTGCTCAACATCGGTTCCACCGCGATCATCATCCGCTGCTCCGGGCTGGCGACGGCGACGAGCCGGGATTCGCGCTTTCGCGTGTTCGTGGCCTGCACGCACAGCCTTGGGCTGATCGCCGGGCCGTTGCTGGGAACGGCGATGATGGCGCTGTTCGGGCGCGACGGGTTGCTGATCGGCGTGGCGCTGGCGCTGACAGGCGGGCTGCTCTCGGTGGGCTGGGCGGTCCGCGCCGGATTTGCGGGGGTGCCTGCCGCAAGCCCTGAAAAGGGTGGCGTACCCGCCGCACTAGGCGCTTGA
- a CDS encoding cytochrome C produces MAFRSWPVFCLALIALVCAVGRADVRATPAQPSPVQPAPATVMVDPELARSDYVEHCAGCHGVQGKSAPAPLPELFGRVGWFMCTPQSRAYLLRLPNIAHSRIKDNAELADMMNYVVFVIGADSVPPGTRPFTGAEVTRERPLVMDSASLTAERARHAADAIRKCRAPASLGLLYPGETK; encoded by the coding sequence ATGGCGTTTCGTTCCTGGCCCGTTTTCTGCCTGGCGCTGATCGCGCTGGTCTGCGCCGTCGGGCGCGCGGACGTGCGCGCCACGCCGGCCCAGCCCAGTCCGGTCCAGCCCGCTCCGGCGACGGTGATGGTCGATCCGGAACTGGCGCGGTCGGACTATGTCGAGCATTGCGCCGGCTGCCACGGGGTGCAGGGCAAGTCCGCGCCCGCACCGCTGCCCGAACTGTTCGGCCGCGTCGGCTGGTTCATGTGCACGCCGCAATCGCGCGCCTACCTGCTGCGCCTGCCGAATATCGCGCACAGCCGGATCAAGGATAACGCCGAACTGGCAGACATGATGAACTACGTGGTCTTCGTGATCGGCGCGGACAGCGTGCCGCCGGGGACCAGGCCGTTCACGGGCGCGGAAGTGACGCGCGAACGGCCGCTGGTGATGGATTCGGCCTCGCTGACCGCCGAACGCGCGCGCCATGCCGCCGATGCGATCCGCAAGTGCCGGGCGCCCGCCTCGCTCGGCCTGCTCTATCCGGGCGAGACGAAGTGA